A part of Rhinoderma darwinii isolate aRhiDar2 chromosome 1, aRhiDar2.hap1, whole genome shotgun sequence genomic DNA contains:
- the LOC142745237 gene encoding uncharacterized protein LOC142745237, protein MGDKGRSGDGASRKRPYIYTKQLMFLKDIMDMRTTTDNLEDTAEETDVGESVAEAPAPNILPPSPEPTPQEPAPGQSERPVGSPAQERPVRARSRRLRAPQPSTSAQVDTRVLEYLRRAAEEDGNDAFGRSIVPLLRLVPMDLMGRLQASIVTLIDACRPPHNPHPCFTAIEQWRNTYMPPPTAQVPGQFHPVPHMARPHPYMRPMAPHFAGPTFQPPHQHHYAGQEQPTQLQVQHSGAEMQAYASPAQLYQHL, encoded by the exons atgggtgacaagggacgcagcggagatggggcatctcgcaaacggccctacatttatacgaaacagctgatgttcctgaaggacatcatggatatgcgcac aaccaccgacaatttggaggatacagcagaggagactgacgtgggggagtctgtggccgaagcccctgctcccaatatcctgccacccagccccgagccgacaccccaggagcccgcaccaggccagtcagaacggccggttggctctccagcccaggagcggcccgtgcgagcccgcagtcggcgtcttcgtgccccacagccctccacatctgcccaggtggatacgcgggtactcGAGTATTTGaggcgagccgcagaggaggatggcaatgatgcctttggccgcagcattgtgcccctcctacgcctggtgccgatggaccttatgggccgtctgcaggcgtcgatcgtcacattgatcgacgcttgcagaccgccacacaatccccatccgtgtttcacggcaatcgagcagtggcgaaatacttacatgccgccacccacggcccaggtgcctggccaatttcaccctgttccccatatggcccgtccgcatccatacatgcgccctatggctccccactttgcggggcccacattccagccaccacatcagcaccactatgctggccaggaacaacctacccagctccaggtccagcatagtggtgctgaaatgcaggcatatgcctccccagcccaactataccaacacctctga